The DNA window GAACGTGGGAGTCAACCTATGGCGCGGTCTTGAAGGCTAATGAGGCGTCGATACGACCTTACGCACCCAAAGCTACCACGAACCATCAATTGGCCGCGTAAACTCGCGCCCTGGCGAGACGACACCCTGCACTTCCAAGGATTATTCGCCGAAATTGGGATGCACGTGTTGTGCCCACACCACTGCACTTGGAAGGCGGTACCGTTCTGTCAAATGGAAAGGGCCTTACACTCTTGTCGTCGAATGTCATTGACAGCAATCGAGGGTACGGTTTCGATGACAGAGCGATTGACCGTGAAATGCGGCGGATTACTGGCGCAAAGACGCTCGCGACATTTCAGCCGCTCATCGGTGAGAAGACGGGACACATCGATCTATTCATGACGTTCACTGACGAAAGAACAGTCGTTGTTGGTGAGTACCGCGATACCCAAAATCCCAATCACCGCCTCCTGAACGAACACGCGAAAACGCTGAGCCAACTGAGTGGAGCGGAGAA is part of the Rubripirellula tenax genome and encodes:
- a CDS encoding agmatine deiminase family protein; the protein is MPTPLHLEGGTVLSNGKGLTLLSSNVIDSNRGYGFDDRAIDREMRRITGAKTLATFQPLIGEKTGHIDLFMTFTDERTVVVGEYRDTQNPNHRLLNEHAKTLSQLSGAEKLRVVRIPMPEQMGQVFRTYTNVIYANGVLLVPSFSDTMDAEALEIFQNLLPNWRIEFIDCSEISTKGGALHCLVSNLGNTPYTPMPIRIRAKATDHRHHRPDRAE